The Flammeovirga agarivorans genome has a window encoding:
- a CDS encoding family 16 glycosylhydrolase, with amino-acid sequence MYRLTIVMLVIIHLMGCKQNHQQQITKSVIQKELLPFILQSSTLPQYWQLNHKLSDEFNSTAIDTAKWNVQGINNYSNNWKGNAPSQFKHSNIYLDSGILVIQSAWDPNYKFSEAKYNGIAYENVTTGKILSKHDITHGFIEIKAKIPPSKISNIFGVKGQFNEFQIFEQYESNFSSPQQSLTLNSIQLTQQPIFNKVNIFNLPLEVALSNDFHIYGCEWNAHEVKLYFDGKLIYKTQKDQLLWSKLNNTLKLYASSETNHKKGLPNETDLPSYYEIDYIRVWNPTSFASK; translated from the coding sequence ATGTATAGACTGACAATCGTCATGCTTGTCATTATTCACCTGATGGGTTGTAAACAGAACCATCAACAACAAATAACGAAGAGTGTGATACAAAAAGAACTACTTCCGTTTATATTACAATCAAGTACCCTCCCTCAGTACTGGCAACTCAACCATAAGTTAAGTGATGAGTTTAATAGCACTGCTATTGATACGGCCAAGTGGAACGTTCAAGGTATAAATAACTATAGTAATAATTGGAAAGGTAATGCCCCCTCACAGTTTAAACATAGTAATATATATCTAGATAGTGGAATTTTAGTGATTCAATCCGCTTGGGATCCCAACTATAAATTTTCTGAGGCGAAGTATAATGGCATCGCTTATGAAAATGTTACAACAGGCAAGATCTTAAGTAAGCATGATATCACTCATGGGTTTATTGAAATAAAGGCTAAAATCCCACCTTCTAAAATTTCTAATATCTTTGGTGTTAAAGGACAATTCAATGAGTTTCAAATCTTTGAACAATATGAAAGTAACTTCTCCTCACCACAACAATCCTTAACTTTAAATTCTATACAGTTAACTCAACAACCCATTTTTAATAAGGTAAATATCTTTAATTTACCTTTGGAAGTAGCACTTAGTAATGATTTCCATATTTATGGCTGTGAGTGGAATGCCCATGAAGTAAAGCTATATTTTGATGGGAAACTAATATATAAGACTCAGAAAGATCAACTGTTATGGTCTAAGCTCAATAATACATTAAAGTTATATGCAAGTTCGGAAACGAACCATAAAAAAGGATTACCAAATGAGACTGATTTACCCTCATACTATGAGATAGATTATATCAGAGTGTGGAATCCAACTTCATTTGCAAGCAAGTAG
- a CDS encoding bifunctional aconitate hydratase 2/2-methylisocitrate dehydratase, with product MSKYSEYLNEIEERKTQGLHPKPIDDAELLSEVIAQIKDANNEHRDDSLKFFIYNTLPGTTSAAGVKAKFLKEIILGESKVEEISSESAFEQLSHMKGGPSIEVLLDLALGTDAAIADAAAKVLKTQVFLYDADMERLEAAYKADNAVAKDILESYAQAEFFTKLPEVDEEIKIVTFIAGEGDISTDLLSPGADAHSRSDRELHGQCIFEHNKEQQAALSALKEQHPDKRVMLIAEKGTMGVGSSRMSGVNNVALWTGVPGSPYVPFVNIAPIIAGTNGISPIFLTTVGVTGGIGIDLQNWVKQKDANGKVVVDADGEPVLEQAYSVETGTVLTINTKEKKLYNGDQELIDISASLTPQKVEFIKAGGSYAVVFGKKLQSFAAKTLGVTAPVVFAPSKEISHEGQGLTAVEKIFNKNAVGTDLEGRVLHAGSDVRVEVNIVGSQDTTGLMTSQELESMAATVISPIVDGAYQSGCHTASVWDKKAQANIPKLMKFMNDFGLITARDPKGVYHSMTDVIHKVLNDITVSDWDIIIGGDSHTRMSKGVAFGADSGTVALALATGEASMPIPESVKVTFKGSMKSYMDFRDVVHATQQQMLKQFSGDNVFQGRVIEVHIGTLTADQAFTFTDWTAEMKAKASICISEDETLIESLEIAKSRIQIMIEKGMDNEKAVLQGLINKANKRIAEIKSGDKPPLTPDSDAKYFAEVVVDLDEIAEPMIADPDVYNEDVSKRYTHDTIRPLSYYGGDRQVDLGFIGSCMVHKGDMKILAQMLKNIEELHGKVEFKAPLVVAPPTYNIVDELKAEGDWEVLQKYSGFEFDDDAPKGAARTKYEKMLYLERPGCNLCMGNQEKAEPGDTVMATSTRLFQGRVVKDSSEKKGESLLSSTPVVVLSTILGRTPTLEEYERAVKDINLTKFKPSSKLLTSN from the coding sequence TTTAGGTGAGTCAAAAGTAGAAGAAATTTCATCGGAATCTGCATTTGAGCAATTGTCTCATATGAAAGGTGGACCTTCTATTGAAGTACTTTTAGACTTAGCTTTAGGTACTGATGCAGCAATAGCTGATGCGGCAGCAAAAGTACTTAAGACACAAGTGTTCCTTTATGACGCAGATATGGAGCGTCTTGAAGCAGCGTACAAAGCAGACAATGCTGTTGCTAAAGATATCCTAGAAAGCTATGCTCAAGCTGAATTCTTCACAAAACTTCCTGAAGTTGATGAAGAAATTAAAATTGTAACATTTATCGCAGGAGAAGGTGATATCTCTACAGATTTACTTTCACCAGGTGCAGACGCTCACTCAAGATCAGACCGTGAATTACATGGACAGTGTATCTTCGAGCACAATAAAGAACAACAAGCAGCTCTTTCTGCATTAAAAGAGCAACATCCTGATAAGCGAGTAATGTTAATCGCTGAGAAAGGTACAATGGGTGTAGGTTCATCGAGAATGTCGGGTGTAAACAACGTAGCACTTTGGACAGGTGTTCCTGGTTCTCCTTACGTTCCTTTCGTAAACATCGCTCCAATTATTGCAGGTACTAACGGTATCTCACCAATCTTCTTAACGACAGTTGGTGTAACAGGTGGTATTGGTATTGACCTTCAAAACTGGGTGAAGCAAAAAGATGCTAACGGTAAAGTTGTAGTTGATGCTGACGGTGAGCCAGTATTAGAACAAGCTTACTCTGTTGAAACAGGTACTGTTTTAACTATCAATACAAAAGAGAAAAAATTATACAACGGTGACCAAGAGTTAATCGATATCTCTGCTTCTTTAACTCCTCAAAAAGTTGAGTTTATCAAAGCAGGTGGTTCTTATGCTGTTGTATTTGGTAAGAAATTACAATCTTTCGCTGCGAAAACTTTAGGTGTAACTGCACCAGTAGTATTTGCTCCTTCAAAAGAGATCTCTCATGAAGGTCAAGGTTTAACAGCAGTAGAAAAGATCTTCAATAAAAATGCAGTAGGTACAGACTTAGAAGGTCGTGTACTTCATGCAGGTTCTGACGTTCGTGTAGAAGTGAACATCGTAGGTTCTCAAGATACTACAGGTTTAATGACTTCTCAAGAGTTAGAATCAATGGCAGCAACGGTAATCTCACCAATCGTAGATGGTGCTTACCAATCAGGTTGTCACACTGCATCAGTTTGGGATAAGAAAGCACAAGCTAACATTCCTAAGTTGATGAAGTTTATGAACGACTTCGGTTTAATTACAGCGAGAGACCCTAAAGGTGTTTATCACTCAATGACTGACGTAATTCATAAAGTATTAAACGACATTACTGTTTCAGATTGGGATATCATCATTGGTGGTGACTCGCATACAAGAATGTCAAAAGGTGTTGCCTTTGGTGCCGATTCAGGTACAGTAGCATTAGCTTTAGCAACTGGTGAAGCTTCAATGCCAATTCCTGAGTCTGTAAAAGTTACTTTCAAAGGTAGCATGAAGTCTTACATGGACTTCCGTGATGTTGTACACGCAACACAACAACAAATGTTGAAGCAATTTAGCGGTGACAACGTATTCCAAGGTAGAGTAATTGAGGTACATATTGGTACTTTAACTGCTGACCAAGCGTTTACTTTCACTGACTGGACAGCTGAAATGAAAGCAAAAGCATCTATCTGTATCTCAGAAGATGAAACGTTAATCGAATCATTAGAGATCGCTAAGTCTAGAATCCAAATCATGATTGAGAAGGGTATGGACAACGAAAAAGCGGTTCTTCAAGGATTAATCAACAAAGCGAATAAGCGTATTGCTGAAATCAAGTCAGGTGATAAACCTCCATTGACTCCGGATTCAGATGCGAAATACTTTGCTGAAGTTGTTGTAGATCTTGATGAAATTGCTGAGCCAATGATTGCCGATCCAGACGTTTACAACGAAGATGTATCGAAGCGTTATACTCACGATACAATTAGACCTTTATCTTACTATGGCGGCGACAGACAAGTAGACCTTGGTTTCATTGGTTCTTGTATGGTTCACAAAGGTGATATGAAGATCTTAGCTCAAATGTTGAAAAACATTGAAGAGTTACATGGTAAAGTAGAATTCAAAGCACCTCTAGTTGTTGCTCCTCCAACATACAACATTGTGGATGAGTTAAAAGCAGAAGGTGATTGGGAAGTATTACAAAAGTACTCAGGTTTCGAATTCGACGATGATGCTCCAAAAGGTGCTGCTCGTACGAAATACGAAAAAATGCTTTACTTAGAGCGTCCTGGTTGTAACTTATGTATGGGTAACCAAGAGAAAGCTGAGCCAGGTGATACTGTAATGGCTACTTCAACTCGTTTATTCCAAGGTAGAGTTGTAAAAGATTCATCAGAGAAGAAAGGTGAGTCGTTATTATCTTCAACTCCAGTTGTAGTACTTTCTACTATCTTAGGTAGAACTCCTACATTAGAGGAATACGAAAGAGCTGTTAAAGATATCAACTTAACGAAGTTCAAGCCTTCATCTAAGTTGTTAACTTCAAACTAG